A DNA window from Phragmites australis chromosome 11, lpPhrAust1.1, whole genome shotgun sequence contains the following coding sequences:
- the LOC133884227 gene encoding protein DMP6-like, with protein sequence MLQYRSLSKRRSMQGGGEGSVAMAAAAAAAEARHDDVEALHEHDDDSREQKRPLLAKRSVTADDGSDGMSPIQRAISQTYQSTAHLAKLLPTGTVLAFQLLTPIVTAQGRCIRANRAMASALVALCALSCFVLSFTDSFRDAKGAVRYGFATFRGLWAIDGGAPLDPQAAAGYKIRFLDFVHAVVSVMVFAAVALFDRNVVSCFYPVPSEDVRQVLTVLPIAIGVVGSMLFVSFPTTRHGIGFPLSAH encoded by the coding sequence ATGCTCCAGTATCGATCTCTGAGTAAGAGAAGATCGATgcaaggtggtggggagggatcggtggcgatggcggcagcggcagcggcagcggaaGCGCGGCACGATGACGTGGAGGCGCTGCATGAGCATGATGATGATAGCCGTGAGCAGAAGCGGCCTCTCTTGGCGAAGCGCTCCGTCACCGCGGACGACGGCAGCGACGGCATGAGCCCAATCCAGCGGGCCATCAGCCAGACGTACCAGAGCACGGCGCACCTGGCCAAGCTTCTCCCGACGGGTACCGTGCTGGCGTTCCAGCTGCTTACCCCGATCGTCACGGCCCAGGGCCGCTGCATTCGCGCCAACCGCGCCATGGCGAGCGCACTCGTGGCGCTCTGCGCGCTCTCCTGCTTCGTGCTCAGCTTCACGGACAGTTTCAGGGACGCCAAGGGCGCCGTTCGGTACGGGTTCGCCACGTTCCGGGGCCTCTGGGCCATCGACGGCGGCGCGCCGCTGGACCCGCAGGCCGCCGCGGGCTATAAGATCCGGTTCCTGGACTTCGTGCACGCGGTGGTGTCCGTGATGGTCTTCGCCGCTGTCGCGCTGTTCGACCGGAACGTGGTGTCGTGCTTCTACCCGGTGCCGTCGGAGGACGTGAGGCAGGTGCTCACGGTGTTGCCGATCGCCATTGGCGTGGTCGGGAGCATGCTGTTCGTGTCCTTCCCGACCACCCGCCACGGCATCGGCTTCCCGCTCTCAGCGCACTAA